The Podospora pseudocomata strain CBS 415.72m chromosome 1 map unlocalized CBS415.72m_1, whole genome shotgun sequence genome has a segment encoding these proteins:
- a CDS encoding uncharacterized protein (EggNog:ENOG503NVZK; COG:J), giving the protein MDDDLYDEFGNFIGEAEASEEESEHGVDAGNYAYDDYPEEAPEATGQELMEIDDDGPSNAVILHEDKQYYPTAAQVYGEGVETMVQEEDAQPLTQPIIAPVEQKKFSIEEADLPPVFFDRSFMTDLMNYPEQIRNVALAGHLHHGKTAFMDMLVLETHNINDRLEQRTGKKRDEQLRYTDVHVLERERGLSIKASPMSLVLPNTKGKSHLVNIIDTPGHVDFVDEVAAAFRLVDGVCLVVDVVEGVQVNTEQIIKHAVLEDIPITLIVNKMDRLVLELKLPPNDAYYKLKHVIEEVNTVIENTIPGKGESKRVSPERGNVLFACTSMGWCFTLKSFAKMYSDSFGGVNIGEFAKRLWGDVYFNPRKRSFTRKPVDEGAKRSFVNFILEPIYKIYSHTISESPEDLKGTLAKLGIQLKPSQYKTDPKVLLKLVCEQFFGPSTGFVDMVCEHIPSPVEAAQKKLERYYTGPLDTKVAESMKACDQNGPLVIYVTKLFNTADAKSFNAFGRVMSGIAQPGTEVRVLGEGYSIDDEEDMVVARVAEVFIAETRYNIPTDGVPAGNWVLLGGVDNSIVKTGTIVAKQFEDDEDAYIFKPLTHLTESVLKVAVEPINPSELPKMLDGIRKINKSYPLVTTKVEESGEHIILGTGELYMDCVLHDLRRLYADMEVRVSDPVVRFCETVQDMSATKCYAITPNKKNTITMVAEPLDDGIAKDIESGAVRIRDPPRKTAKFFVDKYDWDLLAARSIWAFGPEEMGPNILQDDTLPGEVDKKRLATVKESIRQGFAWATREGPLCEEPIRNTKFRLIDVALAQETIFRGGGQIIPTARRACYSSFLMASPRLMEPLYSVSMTGPQDSVSMVYNILARRRGHVLSDGPIAGTPLYRVNGLIPVIDSFGFETDLRINTPGQAMVSLVFDRWNMVPGDPLDKEQVTRPLQMASAQATARDFVLKTRRRKGLSEDVSVAKFLEREFYESLVGSGTLGEA; this is encoded by the exons ATGGATGACGATCTTTATGACGAGTTTGGAAACTTCAT cggcgaggccgaggcttCCGAAGAAGAATCCGAACATGGCGTGGATGCGGGCAACTACGCTTACGATGACTATCCTGAGGAGGCACCAGAGGCCACTGGCCAGGAATTGATGGAGATTGACG ATGATGGTCCATCCAACGCCGTGATCCTCCACGAAGACAAGCAGTACTATCCGACGGCAGCCCAGGTGTatggcgagggggttgagaCGATGGttcaggaggaggatgcgcaACCACTAACACAGCCCATCATCGCCCCCGTCGAGCAGAAGAAGTTCAgcatcgaggaggccgacCTTCCACCAGTGTTCTTCGACCGCAGTTTCATGACCGATCTCATGAACTATCCCGAACAGATTCGAAATGTCGCCCTGGCCGGACACCTGCACCACGGAAAGACGGCGTTTATGGATATGCTGGTATTGGAGACgcacaacatcaacgacaGGCTAGAACAGAGGACAGGGAAGAAGCGGGACGAACAACTCAGATATACCGACGTACATGTGCTCGAGCGGGAAAGAGGATTGTCAATCAAGGCGTCGCCCATGAGCTTGGttctccccaacaccaagggCAAGTCCCATCTCGTCAACATTATCGACACACCCGGCCATGTGGATTTCGTTGATGAGGTTGCCGCGGCGTTTCGGCTGGTGGACGGTgtttgcttggtggtggatgtggtggagggcgTTCAGGTCAACACAGAGCAAATCATCAAACATGCCGTTCTCGAGGATATCCCGATCACGTTGATCGTCAACAAGATGGATCGCTTGGTTCTCGAACTGAAGCTGCCACCCAACGACGCCTACTACAAGCTCAAGCACGTCATCGAAGAGGTAAACACTGTTATCGAGAACACGATCCCCGGCAAGGGCGAGTCGAAGAGGGTCAGTCCAGAGAGAGGCAATGTGCTGTTTGCATGCACTTCGATGGGCTGGTGCTTTACCCTGAAGTCGTTCGCCAAGATGTACTCCGACAGCTTCGGAGGCGTCAACATCGGGGAGTTCGCTAAACGGTTATGGGGTGATGTCTACTTCAACCCACGGAAACGGAGCTTCACAAGGAAACCCGTCGATGAAGGTGCTAAGCGGTCCTTTGTCAACTTCATTCTCGAGCCTATCTACAAGATCTATTCTCACACTATTAGTGAGAGCCCGGAGGATCTCAAGGGTACTCTTGCGAAGCTTGGCATCCAACTCAAGCCTTCCCAGTACAAGACGGATCCCAAGGTTCTGTTGAAGCTGGTTTGCGAGCAGTTCTTTGGGCCATCGACCGGGTTCGTTGATATGGTCTGCGAGCACATTCCTTCTCCAGTTGAGGCGGcccagaagaagctcgagcgCTACTACACCGGTCCTCTCGACACAAAAGTTGCCGAGTCGATGAAGGCTTGCGATCAAAACGGACCTCTGGTCATCTATGTCACAAAGCTGTTCAACACGGCTGATGCCAAGAGCTTCAATGCTTTTGGGAGAGTGATGAGCGGTATTGCTCAGCCAGGGACCGAGGTTCGGGTATTGGGCGAGGGCTACTCgatcgacgacgaggaagacatgGTCGTGGCCAGAGTAGCCGAGGTCTTCATTGCCGAAACTCGATACAATATCCCAACCGATGGAGTCCCTGCTGGGAACTGGGTTTTGCTGGGCGGCGTTGACAATTCGATCGTGAAGACGGGTACGATTGTCGCCAAGCAGTtcgaggatgacgaagacgccTACATCTTCAAGCCTCTCACTCACCTGACCGAGTCTGTTCTGAAGGTTGCGGTGGAGCCCATCAACCCGTCGGAACTGCCAAAGATGCTGGATGGAATTCGAAAGATCAACAAGAGCTATCCTTTGGTGACTacgaaggtggaggagtctGGCGAACACATCATTCTCGGAACCGGTGAACTCTACATGGATTGTGTGCTGCACGACTTGCGCCGTCTCTACGCCGACATGGAGGTCAGAGTATCGGATCCCGTCGTCCGATTCTGTGAGACGGTACAGGACATGTCAGCCACCAAGTGCTATGCCATCACACCAAACAAGaaaaacaccatcaccatggtGGCCGAGCCATTAGATGATGGCATCGCAAAGGACATCGAGTCAGGGGCCGTGAGGATACGGGACCCGCCTCGAAAGACGGCCAAATTCTTCGTCGACAAGTATGACTGGGACCTTTTGGCGGCCAGAAGCATCTGGGCCTTTGGACCGGAAGAGATGGGTCCAAATATTCTCCAAGACGACACATTGCCAGGAGAG GTCGACAAGAAACGATTAGCCACGGTGAAGGAGTCGATTCGTCAGGGTTTTGCTTGGGCCACCCGAGAAGGCCCACTATGCGAAGAAC CAATCCGCAACACCAAGTTCCGCCTCATCGACGTTGCCCTGGCGCAGGAAACCATCTTCCGTGGCGGCGGCCAGATCATCCCCACGGCCCGCAGGGCGTGCTACTCGTCCTTTTTGATGGCCTCCCCCAGGCTGATGGAGCCGCTCTACTCGGTCTCGATGACTGGACCTCAGGACTCGGTGTCGATGGTGTACAACATTTTggccaggaggaggggccatGTTTTGTCGGATGGGCCCATCGCGGGCACGCCGCTTTATAGGGTCAATGGGTTGATACCGGTGATTGATAGTTTTGGGTTTGAGACGGATCTGAGGATCAACACGCCGGGGCAGGCgatggtgagcttggtgttTGACCGGTGGAATATGGTGCCGGGGGATCCGCTGGACAAGGAGCAGGTTACGAGGCCGCTGCAGATGGCAAGCGCGCAGGCGACGGCGAGGGATTTTGTGCTCAAGActaggaggaggaaggggctGAGTGAGGATGTGAGTGTGGCTAagtttttggagagggagttttATGAGAGTTTGGTGGGGAGTGGGACTTTGGGGGAGGCTTGA
- the ERG10 gene encoding erg10, acetyl-CoA C-acetyltransferase (EggNog:ENOG503NV1W; COG:I), with protein sequence MAGLPPVYIVSAARTPLGSFLGSLSSLTAIQLGSHAIKSAVERVPEIKPEDVEEVFFGNVLSANLGQAPARQCAIGGGLSESVPCTTINKVCASGLKAIILGAQTIITGNADIVVAGGTESMSNTPHYLPNLRTGTKYGDAGLVDGVQKDGLRDAYGKQELMGMQGELCSQEHNLSREAQDEYAIKTYQKAQAATEAGLFTEIAPIEVPGGRGKPAIKIDRDEEVKNLNIEKLKTVRPVFIPNGGTVTAANAAPINDGAAAVVLVSERKLKELGIKPLAKILGWGDAARDPARFTIAPALAIPKAIKHAGITADDVDYYEINEAFSVVALANIQLLGLDAEKVNVFGGSVAIGHPLGASGARIVTTLTSVLREKKGKIGVAGICNGGGGASALVIENLQ encoded by the exons ATGGCCGGCCTTCCTCCTGTTTACATTGTCAGCGCTGCGCGCACTCCCCTAGGGAGCTTCCTCGG CTCTCTCTCGAGCCTCACTGCTATTCAGCTTGGTTCCCATGCCATCAAGT CTGCGGTTGAGCGTGTGCCCGAGATCAAGCctgaggatgtggaggaggtcttCTTTGGCAATGTCCTCTCTGCCAA CCTCGGCCAAGCCCCAGCCCGCCAGTGCGCCATCGGCGGTGGCCTCTCCGAATCCGTCCCCTGCACAACCATCAACAAGGTCTGCGCCTCCGGACTGAAGGCCATCATTCTCGGTGCCCagaccatcatcaccggcaacgccgacatcgtcgtcgccggCGGCACCGAGTCCAtgtccaacaccccccactACCTCCCCAACCTACGCACCGGCACCAAGTACGGCGACGCCGGCCTCGTCGACGGCGTACAAAAGGACGGCCTCCGCGACGCCTACGGCAAGCAGGAGCTCATGGGCATGCAGGGCGAGCTCTGCAGCCAGGAACACAACCTCTCCCGCGAGGCCCAGGACGAGTACGCCATCAAGACGTACCAAAAGGCCCAGGCCGCCACCGAGGCCGGTCTCTTCACCGAGATCGCCCCCATCGAGGTCCCCGGCGGCCGTGGCAAGCCCGCCATCAAGATTGACCGTgacgaggaggtcaagaacctcaacattgagaagctcaagactGTTCGTCCGGTCTTTATTCCCAACGGCGGCACTGTCACCGCCGCCAACGCTGCTCCCATCAACGACGGCGCCGCCGCTGTTGTGCTTGTCTCTGAgcgcaagctcaaggagctcgGCATCAAGCCCCTTGCCAAGATCCTTGGTTGGGGCGATGCCGCTCGCGACCCTGCCCGCTTCACCATTGCCCCTGCGCTTGCTATCCCCAAGGCTATCAAGCATGCTGGCATTActgctgatgatgtcgaCTACTATGAGATCAACGAGGCTTTCTCCGTTGTTGCCCTCGCCAACAtccagcttcttggtcttgacgCCGAAAAGGTCAATGTCTTTGGTGGCTCCGTCGCTATCGGCCATCCTTTGGGCGCTTCTGGTGCTCGTATTGTCACCACTCTCACCTCAGTcctgagggagaagaagggcaagattggtgttgctggtatctgcaacggtggtggcggtgctTCGGCTTTGGTTATTGAGAATCTGCAGTGA
- a CDS encoding uncharacterized protein (EggNog:ENOG503NZDY; COG:S) yields MYQLTAVDGYKYPKPDTYVLEILPIAAGLAAIASDQTLSLFDPTRLNAGPLKQITTDHGNLTCAKVYDPAESIVCTAGENGTVSIWDFRTNPIKPAMQIRGNTDPIPILSLACSNPTHTLAAGTELANHQASILLWDLRSSPSSPKITYTEIHSDDITELTFHPTTPNLLLSGSTDGLLSISDTLITDEDDLVITTFNHGSVHHAGFLNQSSEIYAASHDEKFAIYDMSDGTIEKGAAVLDMGDIREAVGCQYLANVVPKLGGNNGAVVGVGAQDQELFQLVHLAKGGNGQWGLDRESVVALPGAHGQELVRSFVFYDEQQLVITGGEDGAIRSWRPT; encoded by the exons ATGTACCAACTCACGGCCGTGGACGGCTACAAATACCCCAAACCAGACACTTATGTTCTGGAAATTCTCCCCATAGCTGCCGGCCTCGCAGCCATTGCTTCAGACCAAACCCTCAGTCTCTTCGACCCCACAAGACTCAACGCCGGCCCTCTCAAGCAAATCACAACCGATCATGGGAACCTCACCTGTGCCAAAGTATACGATCCCGCCGAGTCGATAGTCTGCACCGCAGGTGAGAATGGCACCGTCTCCATCTGGGATTTCAGGACAAACCCCATCAAACCCGCCATGCAAATACGAG GCAACACcgaccccatccccatcctctccctaGCCTGTTCCAACCCCACccacaccctcgccgccggcaCCGAACTAGCCAACCACCAagcctccatcctcctctggGACCTCCGCTCTTCTCCGTCCTCCCCCAAGATCACCTACACCGAAATCCACTCCGACGACATAACCGAACTCACCTtccacccaacaacccccaacctcctcctctccggcTCGACCGACGGCCTCCTCTCGATAAGCGacaccctcatcaccgacGAAGACGACCTCGTCATCACAACCTTCAACCACGGCTCCGTCCACCACGCCGGCTTCCTCAATCAGTCCTCTGAAATCTACGCCGCCTCCCACGACGAAAAGTTCGCCATCTACGACATGTCGGACGGCACCATTGAAAAGGGGGCGGCAGTCTTGGATATGGGGGATATACGAGAGGCGGTGGGGTGTCAGTATCTGGCGAATGTGGTCCCGAAACTTGGGGGTAATAATGGGgcggttgttggggtgggggcGCAGGA TCAAGAACTGTTTCAACTCGTTCATCTCGCCAAGGGAGGGAACGGGCAGTGGGGGTTGGATAGGGAGAGCGTGGTTGCTCTGCCGGGGGCGCACGGGCAGGAGTTGGTGAGgagttttgttttttatGACGAGCAGCAGTTGGTTATCAcggggggtgaggatggggcaATTCGGTCTTGGAGGCCGACGTAG
- the HRD3 gene encoding ERAD-associated protein (EggNog:ENOG503NYAN; COG:M; COG:O; COG:T), producing MRRYFLWLFLLLQALAFSYAETQADQHVLTGDSAKPKQADDDGFRPDMASAPSGGQQPGMDSWTYKGAKNQETTDQQPGAELVHSAMTELRKLYQPLHHKAKRHQGVVSLILNFALKAVPTLRLTAPPAETSQPTPSLSGPLLHASKLLNEAARQNNSDALYILAEMNFYGNFSHPRNFKEAFDNYHKLALLNGNNSALYMMGLMYSTGIGGAVEADQARALLYYTFAANRGHTRAQMSLAYRHHAGIGTPKNCDVAVKYYKQVADKVIAWYRSGPPGGMRWVDEAHRIADELGGVYGEGASAYSAGRESVQKSPDSYASIEDIIEYLNLMSEKGDFKASFNLGRIYYEGQRGHEINLAEAKRYFYEVAQQYWVKGQQVQNPKPGLDKYAAKAAGYIGRMYMRGEGVDQNFIRAKYWFERGSYLKDSQSQYSLGLLYLNGYGVPVDVPKATEYFKAAAMQDYPYAEVALGALHLDQGGTDDLAAANHYFELAARWASIESYYYLGELNLLGVGREKSCSAALGYFKSVSERAEPFVSSWAEANLAYDDGDQELALLEYLGAAEQGYEKAQNNVAFMLDPEQSLLEIPQWLYRRAVKSPLLRNPRLALTYWTRSARQGNIDSLVKMGDYYLHGIGAEPDVDKALQCYQGASEYQQSAQAMYNLGWMHEHGVGLQQDYHLAKRHYDAAYEINEEAYLPVSLSLLKLRAKSAWNTFTNGAINSIRDEPVEKKHWSLREWINNFLQEENAAGQLYDDYYSDEYYDEAAAGQNGAGQMPGGDGPDFDEDGVLDSLIIMGLVVSLAFLLFYRAQRQQRQEEARRREQEGGNIQPQQQPPPAGAAQAPFPQLGQPGFGGWGAGGVGH from the exons ATGAGGCGGTACTTTCTGTGGTTATTCC TGCTCTTGCAGGCCCTCGCTTTCTCCTACGCCGAAACGCAAGCCGATCAACATGTCCTCACCGGCGATTCAGCAAAGCCAAAACAAGCAGACGACGATGGATTCCGCCCAGATATGGCTTCGGCCCCAAGCGGAGGGCAACAGCCTGGTATGGATAGTTGGACATACAAGGGGGCCAAGAACCAAGAGACCACTGACCAGCAACCAGGCGCCGAACTCGTCCACTCCGCCATGACCGAACTACGAAAGCTATACCAGCCATTACATCACAAAGCAAAGAGACACCAGGGCGTTGTCAGCTTGATCCTGAACTTCGCTCTCAAAGCCGTCCCAACACTGCGGCTCACCGCACCCCCGGCCGAGACGTCGCAACCCACCCCGAGTCTCAGCGGACCGCTCCTACATGCATCTAAACTCCTCAATGAAGCTGCACGACAGAACAACTCGGACGCCCTGTACATTCTGGCCGAGATGAACTTCTATGGCAACTTTTCACACCCAAGGAACTTTAAGGAGGCCTTCGACAACTACCACAAGCTGGCACTGCTCAATGGGAACAACTCGGCCTTGTACATGATGGGGCTCATGTATTCGACTGGAattggtggtgctgtggaGGCAGACCAGGCCCGGGCACTCCTGTACTACACGTTCGCTGCGAATAGGGGTCACACGAGAGCGCAAATGTCACTGGCTTATCGACACCACGCAGGCATTGGGACACCGAAGAACTGTGACGTCGCTGTCAAGTACTACAAACAGGTTGCCGACAAGGTCATTGCGTGGTACCGGTCAGGACCGCCGGGCGGGATGCGCTGGGTCGACGAAGCACACAGGATTGCCGACGAACTTGGAGGAGTGTATGGCGAAGGCGCCAGCGCGTACAGTGCCGGAAGGGAAAGTGTCCAGAAGTCGCCCGACTCTTATGCTTCGATCGAGGATATCATTGAGTATCTCAACCTGATGTCCGAAAAGGGCGACTTTAAAGCATCGTTCAACCTGGGTAGAATCTACTACGAGGGACAGAGAGGCCACGAGATCAACTTGGCCGAGGCAAAGAGGTATTTCTATGAGGTTGCGCAGCAATACTGGGTTAAGGGCCAACAAGTCCAGAATCCCAAACCTGGGCTCGATAAGTATGCAGCCAAGGCGGCTGGATACATTGGACGTATGTATATGCGTGGAGAGGGCGTTGACCAGAACTTCATCCGAGCCAAGTACTGGTTTGAACGGGGCTCTTATCTCAAGGACTCCCAGTCACAGTACAGTCTCGGCCTGCTATACCTCAATGGATATGGAGTGCCTGTGGACGTCCCCAAAGCTACGGAATACTTCAAGGCGGCCGCGATGCAGGACTACCCCTATGCCGAAGTGGCGCTAGGTGCTCTTCATCTTGACCAAGGCGGTACCGATGACCTGGCGGCGGCCAACCATTACTTTGAACTTGCTGCCCGGTGGGCCAGCATCGAGTCATATTACTATCTCGGCGAGCTCAACCTTCTTGGGGTTGGCCGTGAGAAGTCGTGCAGCGCTGCGTTGGGTTATTTCAAGAGCGTGTCTGAAAGGGCTGAGCCTTTTGTGTCCTCCTGGGCCGAGGCTAACCTGGCCTATGACGACGGCGACCAAGAACTTGCTCTGCTTGAGTATCTTGGCGCCGCTGAGCAGGGCTATGAAAAGGCACAGAACAACGTTGCATTTATGCTCGACCCTGAGCAATCACTCCTGGAGATCCCACAGTGGCTTTACCGTAGGGCTGTCAAGTCGCCCCTTCTTCGAAACCCCCGTCTCGCCCTGACGTACTGGACTCGCTCCGCCCGCCAGGGCAATATTGATTCTCTGGTCAAGATGGGGGATTACTATCTTCATGGGATCGGGGCAGAGCCAGATGTGGATAAGGCCCTGCAGTGCTACCAGGGCGCGTCGGAATACCAGCAGAGCGCGCAAGCCATGTACAACCTGGGCTGGATGCACGAGCACGGGGTCGGTCTCCAGCAGGACTACCACTTGGCCAAGAGACACTACGACGCAGCGTATGAGATCAATGAGGAGGCGTATTTGCCGGTGtcgttgagcttgttgaagttgagggcGAAGAGTGCGTGGAATACGTTCACTAACGGGGCGATCAACAGCATCAGGGATGAGCCAG TCGAGAAGAAGCACTGGTCACTCCGTGAGTGGATCAACAACTTCCTCCAAGAGGAGAATGCAGCGGGGCAGTTGTATGATGACTATTACTCGGACGAGTACTATGATGAGGCCGCCGCCGGTCAGAACGGTGCCGGTCAGATGCCCGGGGGTGATGGGCCAgactttgacgaggatggtgtGCTAGATAGCTTGATCATCATGGGCTTGGTTGTTTCACTGgcgttcttgttgttttACCGGGCGCAGAGACAgcagaggcaggaggaggcgaggcgGAGAGAGCAGGAGGGTGGGAACATTcaaccgcaacaacaaccgccaccTGCGGGTGCGGCCCAAGCACCATTTCCTCAGCTTGGGCAGCcggggtttgggggatggggggcagggggggttggtcatTGA
- a CDS encoding uncharacterized protein (EggNog:ENOG503PXSN): MKQTTKHHPILHFEPLSDSPIPILWDLLLACYAIRLTLLYALLTLVSHLILSRLPSSPITTLVSAAFWTRYLTHRFQVPPAIGFRAAIGLLAGMIIFLMEELLSGLEYEMGYGGLKGLGGWVMAGVISMPVIMGLGEEGKERWVRWEGKGLEFGTSY, encoded by the coding sequence ATGAAACAGacaaccaaacaccaccccatcctccacttTGAACCCCTCTCCgactcccccatccccatcctctgggacctcctcctcgcctgtTACGCTATccgcctcaccctcctctacGCCCTCCTAACCCTCGTTtcccacctcatcctctcccgcctcccctcctcccccatcacaaccCTCGTATCAGCAGCCTTCTGGACACGCTACCTCACCCACCGGTTCCAAGTCCCCCCCGCAATTGGCTTCAGGGCCGCAATTGGCCTCCTAGCAGGAATGATAATCTTCCTAATGGAGGAACTGCTCTCCGGGTTGGAGTACGAGATGGGATATGGGGGGTTAAAGGGTCTCGGGGGGTGGGTCATGGCTGGGGTTATCTCCATGCCTGTAATCATGGGGTTGGGCGAAGAGGGTAAAGAAcggtgggtgaggtgggaaggaaaggggttgGAGTTCGGGACGAGTTATTAG